The sequence below is a genomic window from Shinella zoogloeoides.
CTCGGCGCCGTCGCAACGCATGCTGCGCGTGGGCGAGCAGGTGCGCGCGGCGATCACCCAGGTTCTCCAGCGCGGCGACGTGCGCGACCCGCTGATCGAGAAGACCGTGATTTCCATCTCGGAAGTGCGCATGTCGCCCGATCTCAAGCACGCCACGGCCTATGTGACGCCGCTCGGCGTCAAGGACCATGACGTGGTGATCGAGGCGCTCAACCGCAATTCGAAATTCATTCGCGGCCGCCTCGGCCCGCACCTGCGCCAGATGAAGTACATGCCGGACGTGCGCTTCCGCGACGATACGAGCTTCGACAATTACAAGAAGATCGACGATCTCCTGCGCTCGCCGGAAGTCGCGCGCGATCTTTCCGCCGAAGACGGCGAAGACGACAACTAGAGTTTTCACGCAATTCCGGACGCAAAACCGCTTCGCACTTTTGCTGGAATTGCTCTAATCCAGGATACAGATGTCCAGACCCCGCAAACCCAAGGGCCGGCCGGTTTCCGGCTGGCTTATCCTCGACAAGCCTTTCGATTTCGGCTCGACCGAGGCCGTCTCGA
It includes:
- the rbfA gene encoding 30S ribosome-binding factor RbfA: MTRATSSAPSQRMLRVGEQVRAAITQVLQRGDVRDPLIEKTVISISEVRMSPDLKHATAYVTPLGVKDHDVVIEALNRNSKFIRGRLGPHLRQMKYMPDVRFRDDTSFDNYKKIDDLLRSPEVARDLSAEDGEDDN